One window from the genome of Helicobacter pylori encodes:
- a CDS encoding DUF2130 domain-containing protein, giving the protein MQENQITCPKCQTLIDVREALYKQIELENQNKFLAQQKEFEKEVNEKRAQYLSDFKNLEQKEEALKERAKEQQAKFDEAVKQASALALQDERAKIIEEARKNAFLEQQKGLELLQKELDEKSKQVQELHQKEAEIERLKRENNEAESRLKAENEKKLNEKLETEREKIEKALHEKNELKFKQQEEQLEMLRNELKNAQRKAELSSQQFQGEVQELAIEEFLRQKFPLDSVEEIKKGQRGGDCIQVVHTREFQNCGKIYYESKRTKEFQKAWVEKLKSDMREIGADVGVIVSEALPKEMERMGLFEGVWVCSFEEFKGLSAVLREGVIQVGLAKKSQENKGDKVNLLYHYLTSSEFSMQVNAIIEGFEQLRADLESEKRAMNRIWKSREKQIDKVFEGTINMYGSIKGIAGNAIGQVKALELGYDGEDLE; this is encoded by the coding sequence ATGCAAGAAAATCAAATCACATGCCCCAAGTGTCAAACGCTCATTGATGTGAGAGAAGCGCTATACAAACAGATTGAGTTAGAAAATCAAAATAAGTTTTTAGCCCAACAAAAAGAGTTTGAAAAAGAGGTGAATGAAAAAAGAGCACAGTATCTAAGCGATTTCAAAAATTTAGAGCAAAAAGAAGAGGCCCTAAAAGAGCGAGCAAAAGAGCAACAGGCCAAATTTGATGAGGCGGTCAAACAAGCGAGCGCTTTAGCTTTGCAAGATGAAAGGGCTAAAATCATTGAAGAAGCCAGAAAAAACGCTTTTTTAGAGCAGCAAAAAGGCTTGGAATTGTTGCAAAAAGAATTGGATGAGAAGTCCAAACAAGTTCAGGAATTGCACCAAAAAGAAGCGGAAATTGAAAGGCTAAAAAGAGAAAATAACGAAGCAGAGAGCCGATTGAAAGCGGAAAATGAAAAAAAATTGAATGAAAAATTGGAAACGGAAAGGGAAAAAATAGAAAAAGCTTTGCATGAAAAAAATGAATTGAAATTCAAGCAGCAAGAAGAGCAATTAGAAATGTTAAGAAACGAGTTGAAAAACGCTCAAAGAAAGGCAGAATTAAGCTCACAGCAATTCCAAGGCGAGGTGCAAGAATTGGCGATTGAAGAGTTTTTGAGGCAAAAATTCCCCCTAGATAGTGTTGAAGAAATCAAAAAAGGGCAAAGAGGGGGCGATTGCATTCAAGTGGTGCATACTAGGGAATTTCAAAATTGCGGGAAAATTTATTATGAGAGCAAACGCACTAAAGAATTCCAAAAAGCTTGGGTGGAAAAGCTTAAAAGCGACATGCGAGAGATTGGGGCTGATGTAGGGGTCATTGTGAGTGAAGCGTTGCCTAAAGAGATGGAGAGGATGGGGTTATTTGAAGGGGTGTGGGTGTGTTCGTTTGAAGAGTTTAAGGGGTTGAGCGCGGTGTTAAGAGAGGGGGTTATTCAAGTAGGTTTGGCTAAAAAAAGTCAGGAAAATAAGGGCGATAAAGTGAATCTGCTCTATCATTATTTGACAAGCTCTGAATTTTCTATGCAAGTGAATGCGATTATAGAGGGGTTTGAGCAATTGAGAGCGGATTTAGAAAGCGAAAAACGCGCGATGAATAGGATCTGGAAAAGCAGGGAAAAACAAATTGACAAAGTGTTTGAGGGTACGATTAACATGTATGGCTCTATTAAGGGCATTGCGGGTAATGCTATTGGGCAAGTGAAGGCGCTAGAGCTTGGGTATGATGGGGAAGATTTAGAGTGA
- a CDS encoding NYN domain-containing protein has translation MEKTETTIFVDWENLLADLKAIQETDERLKEPNFNFNNPDQLLALIRSFLEPEEELKRIYFYVSEPFTEVEPRIKGNKNEELEEYKEKNPKDYEERVNKSGIIQSFNHVIAQQNQVKLRVGRVKFKFVYKFEDKEVYNGLEAKIFIPYLKLRQKQVDALLAHDITKLYCTKQGGCILLFSRDTDFVLVLEAAWEKGFEVFIANIQESPNSVPSDLKKSCNVRERSVADIVDNLPQHTPKKKNSSTNESFNNPFKDQLFKKN, from the coding sequence ATGGAAAAAACTGAAACCACGATTTTTGTGGATTGGGAAAATCTTCTCGCCGATTTGAAAGCAATCCAAGAAACGGATGAGCGTTTAAAAGAGCCTAATTTTAATTTCAACAATCCCGATCAACTCTTAGCGCTAATCCGTTCGTTTTTGGAGCCTGAAGAGGAATTGAAGCGGATCTATTTTTATGTATCTGAGCCTTTCACAGAAGTTGAACCTAGAATCAAGGGCAATAAAAACGAAGAACTTGAGGAGTATAAAGAGAAGAATCCTAAAGATTATGAGGAAAGAGTGAATAAATCAGGGATTATCCAATCTTTCAACCATGTGATCGCCCAACAAAATCAAGTGAAATTACGAGTCGGGCGGGTAAAGTTCAAATTCGTATATAAGTTCGAAGACAAAGAAGTCTATAATGGTCTAGAAGCCAAGATTTTCATACCTTACTTAAAGTTGCGTCAAAAACAAGTTGATGCGCTGTTGGCGCACGATATTACCAAGCTATATTGCACCAAACAAGGAGGGTGTATTTTGCTGTTCAGCAGGGATACCGATTTTGTGCTTGTGTTAGAAGCCGCTTGGGAGAAAGGCTTTGAAGTCTTCATCGCCAACATTCAAGAAAGCCCCAATTCTGTTCCTTCAGACTTGAAGAAGTCTTGCAATGTGAGAGAACGCAGTGTCGCTGACATTGTAGATAATTTGCCTCAGCACACCCCCAAGAAAAAGAACTCTTCCACCAACGAGTCTTTTAACAACCCATTTAAAGACCAACTCTTTAAGAAGAACTAA
- the rplS gene encoding 50S ribosomal protein L19, with protein MKNRYIQQFEDTQLKDKTMPAFKAGDTLRLGITIKEGEKTRTQYFEGVCIAIRGNGVDKAFCVRKIGANNIGVEKIFPFYSESLASVEVLRVGRVRRAKLYYLRDRRGKAARIKEVRH; from the coding sequence ATGAAAAACCGCTACATTCAGCAGTTTGAAGACACTCAATTAAAAGACAAGACCATGCCAGCGTTTAAAGCTGGCGATACTTTGAGATTGGGTATCACCATTAAAGAAGGCGAAAAAACACGAACTCAGTATTTTGAAGGCGTGTGCATTGCGATTAGAGGCAATGGCGTGGATAAGGCTTTTTGCGTGCGTAAAATAGGGGCTAACAATATCGGCGTGGAGAAAATTTTCCCTTTTTATAGCGAAAGTTTGGCGAGCGTTGAGGTGTTGCGTGTGGGCAGGGTACGCCGCGCGAAGCTCTACTACTTGCGCGATAGGAGAGGTAAGGCAGCAAGGATTAAAGAAGTCCGCCATTAA
- the trmD gene encoding tRNA (guanosine(37)-N1)-methyltransferase TrmD, with the protein MKFSVLTLFPQLILPYFEDSILKRALEKNLFELEVLNLRDFSANKFQKADHTLIGGGAGQILDPEMVENALHFVKNPKHTIFLSAVGKPFKQIDAMRLAQKKHVVLVCGRYEGFDERSIELSADEVFCIGDFILTGGELGALCLIDSIARHIQGVLGNAQSLENESFENNYLEAPNFANAVFKSKEINKIPAPLEYSKGNHAKIKQLKLDLSKLRTKFYRLDLFKQHKS; encoded by the coding sequence GTGAAATTCAGCGTTTTAACCCTTTTCCCGCAACTCATCTTGCCTTATTTTGAAGATTCTATTTTAAAAAGAGCGTTAGAAAAAAATCTTTTTGAATTAGAAGTGTTAAACCTTAGAGATTTTAGCGCTAATAAATTTCAAAAAGCGGATCACACGCTCATTGGTGGGGGTGCAGGGCAAATTTTAGACCCTGAGATGGTAGAAAACGCGCTCCATTTTGTTAAAAACCCTAAACACACGATTTTTTTAAGCGCGGTGGGCAAGCCTTTCAAGCAAATAGACGCGATGCGTTTGGCTCAAAAAAAGCATGTCGTTTTGGTGTGCGGGCGTTATGAGGGCTTTGATGAACGCTCTATTGAATTGAGCGCTGATGAGGTTTTTTGTATAGGCGATTTTATTTTAACAGGGGGCGAGCTTGGGGCGTTGTGCTTGATAGATAGTATCGCTCGCCACATTCAAGGGGTTTTGGGTAACGCCCAATCTTTAGAAAATGAGAGTTTTGAAAATAATTATTTGGAGGCCCCTAATTTCGCTAACGCTGTTTTTAAATCCAAAGAAATCAATAAAATCCCTGCTCCTTTAGAATATTCTAAAGGAAATCATGCTAAAATCAAGCAACTAAAACTTGATTTGTCAAAATTAAGGACAAAATTTTACCGCCTTGATTTATTCAAACAGCACAAATCATGA
- the rimM gene encoding ribosome maturation factor RimM (Essential for efficient processing of 16S rRNA) codes for MVSMLLVGRIGKSVGLNGGLKLHLESDFPECLKKGVKVSVAPLNAFSRASSFKEYTIHSYEHAKNLLFLETIHTPEKAKELTNLGLFMSEAESKKLCVLKEGEFFYCDLIGLSVVEENEILGKVIEIQRISQTDYFMVETTLNLVEKGLAKIFLIPYRDFYIQEILLQDKKITTHNAKTLLENS; via the coding sequence ATGGTTTCTATGCTTTTAGTGGGCAGAATTGGTAAAAGCGTGGGGCTTAATGGGGGGTTAAAGCTTCATTTAGAGAGCGATTTTCCGGAGTGCTTAAAAAAAGGCGTTAAGGTGAGTGTCGCTCCCTTGAACGCTTTCTCTCGCGCTTCTTCTTTTAAAGAATATACAATCCATTCTTATGAACATGCCAAAAATTTGTTGTTTTTAGAAACTATCCACACGCCCGAAAAGGCTAAAGAGCTGACTAATTTAGGGCTTTTTATGAGCGAAGCAGAGAGTAAAAAACTCTGTGTTTTAAAAGAGGGCGAGTTTTTTTATTGCGATTTAATAGGGCTTAGCGTGGTGGAAGAAAACGAGATTCTAGGAAAAGTCATAGAAATCCAAAGGATTTCTCAAACAGATTATTTCATGGTTGAAACCACGCTGAACTTGGTTGAAAAAGGTTTGGCTAAGATTTTTTTAATCCCTTATAGGGATTTTTATATCCAAGAAATCCTTTTGCAAGACAAAAAAATAACCACCCATAACGCTAAAACGCTTTTAGAGAATAGTTGA
- a CDS encoding KH domain-containing protein, producing MRELDPLNTPFSQADCKDYSYCVATFLEKYLKKVVSFPQALSVEHTLLEDKVKQITIYTHPSDMGHVIGKEGKMVSAIKAFVSGVKAKDGFSYKIVVFASKNSDQTP from the coding sequence ATGCGCGAATTAGATCCTTTGAACACGCCTTTTTCTCAAGCTGATTGTAAGGACTATTCGTATTGTGTGGCAACTTTTTTAGAAAAATATTTAAAAAAGGTTGTTTCTTTTCCGCAAGCTTTGAGCGTAGAGCACACGCTTTTAGAAGATAAAGTCAAACAAATCACTATTTATACCCACCCATCAGACATGGGGCATGTGATTGGTAAAGAGGGCAAAATGGTGAGTGCGATTAAGGCGTTTGTTTCTGGTGTGAAAGCCAAAGACGGGTTTTCTTATAAAATCGTTGTTTTTGCCAGTAAAAATAGCGATCAAACGCCTTGA
- the rpsP gene encoding 30S ribosomal protein S16 produces the protein MTVIRLTRIGRKKKPFYRVVVTDSRKRRDGGWIESIGYYNPLSEPKDIKIDKERLDYWKGVGAKMSERVEKLSQKA, from the coding sequence ATGACAGTCATTAGACTCACGCGCATCGGGAGAAAGAAAAAGCCTTTTTACAGAGTGGTGGTAACCGATTCTAGGAAAAGAAGGGATGGAGGCTGGATTGAATCCATTGGGTATTACAACCCTTTAAGCGAGCCTAAAGATATTAAGATTGATAAGGAGCGCTTGGATTATTGGAAAGGCGTGGGGGCTAAAATGAGCGAGAGGGTGGAAAAGCTTTCTCAAAAAGCCTAA